A part of Osmerus mordax isolate fOsmMor3 chromosome 10, fOsmMor3.pri, whole genome shotgun sequence genomic DNA contains:
- the rnf157 gene encoding E3 ubiquitin ligase RNF157 isoform X4: MGALTSRQNAGVEEVDIPSNSVYRYPPKTGSYFASHFIMGGEKFDSTHPEGYLFGENTDLNFLGTRPVAFPYAAPPPQEPVKTLRSLINIRKDTLRLVRCNEDVKLPGEEMVEKNRACYNIEFTFDADTQVAITIFYQAIEEFHSGVPVYLPQDSALQSETVHFKRGVSQQFCLPSHSVNLSEWAEEELLFDMDREIFPMVVQAVVDEGEDHSGHSHVLLATFEKHMDGSFCIKPLKQKQVVDGVSYLLQEIYGIENKYNSQESKVADDEISDNSAECVVCLSDVRDTLILPCRHLCLCNACADTLRYQANCCPICRLPFRALLQIRAMRKRLSLSPAGMNSVITSQTSDSEEHSASEHIPPGYEAVSLLEALNGPLSTSPSVPPLQTLSGAHVSGPLPPYSSEAHLPPARSLSPPDHYNSSQLKLKKSGSKSLSQNSSVLPEEEDEKSCSESEVQARASRRKLAVEQQEYGVTPESENLTLSSSGAIDQSSCTGTPLSSTITSPEEPASSSLAQSVMSMASSHSQHSHISTDTMSSMSGSYLAGVEGEQEGPEGGEAEGEENQDAPMESRGPSQQDGEIPNEPKEQNLVVAVSEERDSEGNDVTEEDCPSPPHEHDRLVWMLT, translated from the exons ATGGGAGCATTGACAAGTAGACAAAATGCAGGCGTGGAGGAGGTGGATATTCCGTCTAATTCGGTATACCGTTATCCACCGAAAACTG GAAGTTACTTTGCTAGTCATTTCATCATGGGCGGAGAGAAGTTTGACTCCACTCACCCTGAGGGCTACCTCTTCGGGGAGAATACAGACCTCAACTTCCTGGGGACTCGACCAGTGGCA TTCCCCTATGCTGCTCCACCCCCTCAAGAACCAGTGAAGACGCTACGAAGTCTCATAAACATCCGCAAAGACACACTGCGACTTGTAAG gtgCAATGAGGATGTAAAGCTACCTGGTGAGGAGATGGTGGAAAAGAACAGAGCCTGCTACAACATTGAGTTCACGTTtgatgcagacacacaggtgGCCATCACCATCTTCTACCAGGCCATAGAGGAGTTCCACAGCGGAGTGCCAGT TTACCTCCCCCAGGACAGCGCTCTGCAGTCAGAGACGGTGCACTTTAAGAGGGGCGTGAGCCAGCAGTTCTGTCTGCCGTCACACTCCGTCAACCTGTCAGAgtgggctgaggaggag CTGCTGTTCGACATGGACAGGGAGATCTTTCCTATGGTGGTGCAGGCAGTAGTAGATGAAGGGGAAG ATCACTCTGGCCACTCACATGTACTCTTAGCTACTTTTGAGAAG CACATGGATGGGAGCTTCTGTATCAAACCTCTAAAGCAGAAACAAGTT GTTGATGGAGTGAGCTATCTCCTGCAGGAGATCTATGGCATCGAGAACAAATACAACAGCCAAGAGTCCAAG GTGGCAGATGATGAAATTAGCGACAACAGTGCAGAATGTGTAgtatgtttgtctgatgtgagggACACTCTCATCCTGCCTTGTCGACACCTCTGTCTCTGCAATGCCTGTGCTGACACACTCCGCTACCAGGCCAACTGTTGCCCTATCTGCAGACTGC CCTTCAGAGCTCTTCTGCAGATCCGGGCCATGAGGAAGCGTCTGAGTCTGTCTCCGGCCGGGATGAACTCTGTCATCACTTCTCAGACCTCAGACTCAGAGGAGCACTCG GCGTCGGAGCACATCCCCCCGGGGTATGAAGCAGTGTCTCTCCTGGAGGCTCTGAATGGTCCCCTGAGCACATCTCCCTCGGTGCCCCCACTGCAGACCCTATCTGGGGCTCATGTGTCTGGGCCCCTGCCCCCCTACAGCAGTGAGGCTCACCTACCCCCagcacgttctctctctccgccaGACCACTACAACTCCAGCCAACTTAAACTCAAGAAAAGTGGCTCTAA GTCACTCTCTCAGAACTCCTCCGTGCTCCCAGAGGAAGAAGATGAGAAATCATGTAGTGAATCAGAGGTTCAAGCCAGAGCCAGCCGCCGAAAACTAGCTGTGGAAcagcaggag TATGGTGTTACTCCAGAGAGTGAGAACTTGACTCTGTCCTCGTCTGGAGCCATTGATCAGTCGTCCTGTACTggtacccccctctcctccaccatcacaTCCCCTGAAG agccaGCGAGCAGCAGCTTGGCCCAGTCAGTCATGTCCATGGcctcctctcactcccagcACTCCCACATCAGCACCGACACCATGTCCTCCATGTCTGGATCCTACCTggccggggtggagggggagcaggaggggccagagggaggagaggcagagggggaggagaaccaGGATGCCCCCATGGAGAGCCGGGGACCCTCACAGCAGGACGGG gaGATTCCTAATGAACCAAAGGAACAGAACCTCGTGGTGGCTGTGTCGGAAGAGAGAGACTCTGAG
- the rnf157 gene encoding E3 ubiquitin ligase Rnf157 isoform X3, giving the protein MGALTSRQNAGVEEVDIPSNSVYRYPPKTGSYFASHFIMGGEKFDSTHPEGYLFGENTDLNFLGTRPVAFPYAAPPPQEPVKTLRSLINIRKDTLRLVRCNEDVKLPGEEMVEKNRACYNIEFTFDADTQVAITIFYQAIEEFHSGVPVYLPQDSALQSETVHFKRGVSQQFCLPSHSVNLSEWAEEELLFDMDREIFPMVVQAVVDEGEDHSGHSHVLLATFEKHMDGSFCIKPLKQKQVVDGVSYLLQEIYGIENKYNSQESKVADDEISDNSAECVVCLSDVRDTLILPCRHLCLCNACADTLRYQANCCPICRLPFRALLQIRAMRKRLSLSPAGMNSVITSQTSDSEEHSASEHIPPGYEAVSLLEALNGPLSTSPSVPPLQTLSGAHVSGPLPPYSSEAHLPPARSLSPPDHYNSSQLKLKKSGSKSLSQNSSVLPEEEDEKSCSESEVQARASRRKLAVEQQEYGVTPESENLTLSSSGAIDQSSCTGTPLSSTITSPEEPASSSLAQSVMSMASSHSQHSHISTDTMSSMSGSYLAGVEGEQEGPEGGEAEGEENQDAPMESRGPSQQDGEIPNEPKEQNLVVAVSEERDSEGNDVTEEDCPSPPHEHGQIDWCGC; this is encoded by the exons ATGGGAGCATTGACAAGTAGACAAAATGCAGGCGTGGAGGAGGTGGATATTCCGTCTAATTCGGTATACCGTTATCCACCGAAAACTG GAAGTTACTTTGCTAGTCATTTCATCATGGGCGGAGAGAAGTTTGACTCCACTCACCCTGAGGGCTACCTCTTCGGGGAGAATACAGACCTCAACTTCCTGGGGACTCGACCAGTGGCA TTCCCCTATGCTGCTCCACCCCCTCAAGAACCAGTGAAGACGCTACGAAGTCTCATAAACATCCGCAAAGACACACTGCGACTTGTAAG gtgCAATGAGGATGTAAAGCTACCTGGTGAGGAGATGGTGGAAAAGAACAGAGCCTGCTACAACATTGAGTTCACGTTtgatgcagacacacaggtgGCCATCACCATCTTCTACCAGGCCATAGAGGAGTTCCACAGCGGAGTGCCAGT TTACCTCCCCCAGGACAGCGCTCTGCAGTCAGAGACGGTGCACTTTAAGAGGGGCGTGAGCCAGCAGTTCTGTCTGCCGTCACACTCCGTCAACCTGTCAGAgtgggctgaggaggag CTGCTGTTCGACATGGACAGGGAGATCTTTCCTATGGTGGTGCAGGCAGTAGTAGATGAAGGGGAAG ATCACTCTGGCCACTCACATGTACTCTTAGCTACTTTTGAGAAG CACATGGATGGGAGCTTCTGTATCAAACCTCTAAAGCAGAAACAAGTT GTTGATGGAGTGAGCTATCTCCTGCAGGAGATCTATGGCATCGAGAACAAATACAACAGCCAAGAGTCCAAG GTGGCAGATGATGAAATTAGCGACAACAGTGCAGAATGTGTAgtatgtttgtctgatgtgagggACACTCTCATCCTGCCTTGTCGACACCTCTGTCTCTGCAATGCCTGTGCTGACACACTCCGCTACCAGGCCAACTGTTGCCCTATCTGCAGACTGC CCTTCAGAGCTCTTCTGCAGATCCGGGCCATGAGGAAGCGTCTGAGTCTGTCTCCGGCCGGGATGAACTCTGTCATCACTTCTCAGACCTCAGACTCAGAGGAGCACTCG GCGTCGGAGCACATCCCCCCGGGGTATGAAGCAGTGTCTCTCCTGGAGGCTCTGAATGGTCCCCTGAGCACATCTCCCTCGGTGCCCCCACTGCAGACCCTATCTGGGGCTCATGTGTCTGGGCCCCTGCCCCCCTACAGCAGTGAGGCTCACCTACCCCCagcacgttctctctctccgccaGACCACTACAACTCCAGCCAACTTAAACTCAAGAAAAGTGGCTCTAA GTCACTCTCTCAGAACTCCTCCGTGCTCCCAGAGGAAGAAGATGAGAAATCATGTAGTGAATCAGAGGTTCAAGCCAGAGCCAGCCGCCGAAAACTAGCTGTGGAAcagcaggag TATGGTGTTACTCCAGAGAGTGAGAACTTGACTCTGTCCTCGTCTGGAGCCATTGATCAGTCGTCCTGTACTggtacccccctctcctccaccatcacaTCCCCTGAAG agccaGCGAGCAGCAGCTTGGCCCAGTCAGTCATGTCCATGGcctcctctcactcccagcACTCCCACATCAGCACCGACACCATGTCCTCCATGTCTGGATCCTACCTggccggggtggagggggagcaggaggggccagagggaggagaggcagagggggaggagaaccaGGATGCCCCCATGGAGAGCCGGGGACCCTCACAGCAGGACGGG gaGATTCCTAATGAACCAAAGGAACAGAACCTCGTGGTGGCTGTGTCGGAAGAGAGAGACTCTGAG